One Candidatus Hydrogenedentota bacterium genomic window, GGCGCCCGGTCCCCGTTCGACGCCGACTATCGAAGGCGACACCCTCTTCATGATTTCGGGCCTGGGCGAAGTCTATTGCCTCGATATCCCCTCGGGGGCGAAGCGGTGGAGCGTGAACATCCTGGAACGTTTCGCGGCACAGAACATCATGTACACGCTCGCGGAGTCCTTGCTCGTGGACGGCGATCGCGTCATCTGCACGCCAGGCGGGCCCGACGCGGGTCTGGCCGCCCTTAACAAGCAGACGGGCGAGACCATCTGGACCACCAAAGGGTTCGGCGACCCGGCTTCGTATTGTTCACCCATCATCTACACGCACAAAGGCAGGCGGCTGCTTTTGACGGAGACTGCGAATTTTCTCGTCGGCGTGGACGCGGACAGCGGCCAGTTCCTGTGGCAGGTCGAGCACCTCACCCGGGACGGCATTCATGCGGTGACGCCCGTGTACATGGACGGGCTCGTCTACTACACCGGCGGTTACAAGGCGGGCGGCGGCGCCGTGCGCCTTTCCGATGACGGCGCAAGCGCGGAACCCGCCTGGAAAGACGAGACGCTCGATTGCCAGCATCACGGCGTCGTGCTCGATAACGGCTATCTCTACGGGACAAGCCACATGTTCAGCAACCAGTTGATCTGTACCCAGATGGCCACGGGCAAGGTC contains:
- a CDS encoding PQQ-like beta-propeller repeat protein, producing the protein MTIVLALVWAGGVALAGDSPQFRGPHRDGRFDEENLLKAWPEGGPPLLWVARGLGKGYSSPSVAAGKLYVPGMLDEQNAAIFILTPDGAIERSIPVGVETEDKQAPGPRSTPTIEGDTLFMISGLGEVYCLDIPSGAKRWSVNILERFAAQNIMYTLAESLLVDGDRVICTPGGPDAGLAALNKQTGETIWTTKGFGDPASYCSPIIYTHKGRRLLLTETANFLVGVDADSGQFLWQVEHLTRDGIHAVTPVYMDGLVYYTGGYKAGGGAVRLSDDGASAEPAWKDETLDCQHHGVVLDNGYLYGTSHMFSNQLICTQMATGKVMWTTEEVRQGVVEYADGMLYIYEGPKRGIVHLVKAAPEGFERAGMFTVTEGDGNHWAHPAIANGVLYIRHGDVLLAYNLRATP